AGTACGTGTCTAACCTGGGcgtaaataagttcaatgtaTCCATTCCCCTCCTACTTTTTTTCTACCGAATGACTTAAGACTTGAAAATATCTATCTTTGTCATCAGAAGTGAGGAAAGGAAGGAAGCAACTTCTCAGATTTTTCTTACGAAACACAACAAATATTGATATCGTTTGTGAAAAATGTACacgttttaaatttattgtcaaATCCATTGACAATTtgtgtcatatatatatatatatttcaagacATATTGTTTAGCTCTTAAGATTTATGATatgttttaaagtttaaaaagcgtttttaatctttttaatatttgaaaatttttatctttcaaatattagaaaaattgaaaacagtTTAAAATTATAACCACTAGTACTTTTATTCTAACTTATAAGATAACTCGTCAAATTCAACATGAATTGTTAAAAATGCCTTAGTAAAGGACATATGGTGGTTACTACTTAGTAGAAAGAGATCTAGATATATGGCAACCTAGTAAAAACGTGAGATGCTAAATGAggtaatgttaaaataaaaatatgataatttcttttgattataaatataaatagattaaaaatacgtttggaagtgattttagaaaacatttccagtatttctaacacttgaatcataaaaaaaatttaactattaaaaatattaaaaacatttccataaatcactaccaaacgaaCTCTAATTGATgctaacatataaaaatattattgagaAACCCTTATTAATAATAACTCACATAAAAGTGGGATATTgcgaagaggaaaaaaaaattagaaaaaatttagTGTACATGGTCCTAAAAAATCAACTGTTGATTTGATAAGcaatattttcttctatttaagGTATGCCACCTTAGGCCTcggcttaattaaatgattgCAACCATCCATATCTCTTCCTTTTGGTATGGTTGTGCCCACAATTCCACGGGTTCATAAAGACAACCCACGTGTGATGCTCCACACGATAAATTTACCATTTTCGAATCTTTATTTGATATCATATTAAACTATCAGTTTTTACgagtaatatttatttaataaattcaatgaGATTGAAGgagtatttgaaaaaaaaattgaagtaaaaaatgAAGGTATGTTCTACCACACTATCGCAATCAATTTACCGTAGTGAAGCTGCTAGGTGACAATATATATGTCACCAACATAGTAGAAGTAATAAGAACTCCTGGTAAGCAGTCTAAGTTCTTGAGGCTCTTGCCATCCTTTGGAGCCCACTGGTCATACTTCCCTTTTGAATCACTGCAAGCCAAGGTAGCAGAGAGGAAAAGGGATAggcaaaaaccaagaaaaagtGAGCAATGATTAGCATCAAGGATCTGTATGGTGTTCTAAGTGCGGTGGTTCCTCTCTATGTGACTATGTTTTTGGCTTATGCTTCTGTAAAATGGTGGAACGTGTTCTCTCCGGATCAATGCGCAGGCATCAACAGATTCGTGGCCATTTTCGCCATCCCACTTCTCTCCTTTGAGGTTATTTCAAGGATAAATCCTTACAAGATGGACTTCCTCTTCATTGCTGCTGATGGAGTCTCCAAAGTTCTAATCCTAATCATCTTGTTTTCTTGGGCTAAGTTCTCAAAGCGAGGCAGCCTTGACTGGACAATCACGCTTTTCTCCATTTCCACCCTCCCAAACACCCTTGTGATGGGGATCCCACTTCTGAAATCCATGTACGGAGACGATAAGGAGTACCTCATTATCCAAGCCGTGGTTCTACAGTGCATAATTTGGTACACTTTGTTACTCTTTCTGTTTGAGTATAGAGAAGCAAGGATTTTCATACTGAACAAGTTCAAGGACAGTAGTGTGAGTAACAGTGAGAGGAGCGGGGAGAATTTCGGAGGAATCCAGGAGATGATCGGGAGAAACTGCGGCGGCACCGGCGCCGGCGAAGACGAAGTAGTTGATGTGGTGGTTAGAACGCCTTCCAATCCTCAGACCACGCAGAATGTAAACAAGGTGGCTCCAGATTCTCGGTCATGTTTGAAACCAACGCCGGCAGGAGGCGCCGCGCAGGAAGACGGTAAAGAGGTCCATCTGTTCATTTGGCGATGCGGGTGTTGCAGTTCTCAAGGCAAGATTGAATtagtattcttcttcttcttcttctttccattCCTTTTTTGTCTGAATAGTAGTAGTACCAGTATTAAACATATGTGCTTTATGAAATAGGTGTTTGTGGGCAGTCAGTGCAAGTCTGCAGAAGAGAAGAGGAAATCAAAGTCCAAGGGAAGACAGGAGAAGATGAGAAGCCCAATTTCCTTAAAGATCAGAATATGGATTCCTCCACATCCTCAGCCATGTTGAAGCAAATCATGAAAAGGGTGTGGTTTAAGCTTGTGAGGAACCCCAACTCTTATGCCAGCGTACTGGGTTTAGCCTGGGCTTTGGCTTCCTGCAGGTAATTATTCACACTTGGAGCTTACCATCTGTGTTATATTCATCATTccattctaatttcttttccttgttgGGGCAGATGGGACATAAAGAAGCCCCAAATCTTGGAGAACTCGGTCACAATACTGTCAAATGCAGGCCTTGGGATGGCCATGTTTAGCCTTGGTAAGAACTAAGAAGAAAGGTCCCAAATTAACCAAGACTTTCATTCTCATGTGCTTCATGTCCTTACTTCAAATCCCTGGACTTGCAGGTCTGTTCATGGCTCTCCAATCAAGGATCATAGCATGTGGGAATAGACTAGCCGCGTATGGCATGCTTGTCAGGTTCTTGGCTGGCCCTGCTGTGATGGCAGTTGCTTCTGTTGCAGTAGGTCTTAGGGGCACCGTGTTGCGGGTCTCCATTGTACAAGCCGCTCTGCCGCAAGGCATAGTTCCCTTTGTGTTTTCCAGGGAATACAACCTGCATCCAGAAATGCTAAGCACAGCGTAAGTACTCACAGCATCAAACTCCAAATACAGTAGAATACAACAATACCCACCATGGCTATTAATTATTATCACATGCTCCTCTTATCAAACTTTCAGGGTAATTTTTGGAATGATTGTCGCCCTTCCCATCACAATTCTGTACTATGTTCTCCTGGGACTGTAATACGACTGAGTACGTACTCCTGCACCAAACCTGGAAAAGGATCAAGCATGGGAAACTTAGCCATCCTGGTGATTGATCAATCCACAATATGCATCTTATGTATCATTGTCAAGTGTGTTCATCACAGCTTTTGGACAGCTAATTAACCAGTAATGCACACCACAGACATCACAATTATTGATGGTCTCAATTCAATGCTTGCTAGGAGAGAAACCCCACTTCTTAATATGATCAGCAGATTGGTTTTTAGTTTGtactacttttccttttccccctATTTTCAAAGGGGATTATATTGTTCTAGTGTGTGTGAGAGAGGGAAAGGAgcatatgtattttattttattttttgctgtGATTTGAAATAGAATTAGTTAAAACCCAGATTGTTCTGACCATGTATTGTTTGGTTGCCATGAAaattggaaagaaaagaaaaaaattagagttATATTATAAGCTGTAACAACACTTCCATCATATAACAAATTCAAAGATTTGATTAATGACTCAATCATTTTTCCAATTATCCAACTTGCAGAAGTAGGGTTACAAATTTTGGCACATATTGGGATTGGATTCTGAGCATTAAAGTGTGGACTCTCTTGTCCCAAAAAGCAAGTCAGCAACACGTACCACATGTCACTCCACCATTGTATTCATATCACCATGATTTAACATACTACATATACTACAAAATAAGACCCTGACCCACCACCTAGTTATCGGTTTCTCCTTTGACATCTTGGCTTATAAATCATActatatagtttttattttgttaaatatttgtAACCCatattccttttttgtttttttaagccAACAAAATTGAAATTGCAAAACTAGATCGGAATCATTGttaaatttttggaatttatgaGCCACTCCTTTTTTTCTTGCGTATATTGATAAAGTGGTAGATCTACACCAATAATATTTTTGCCCCTACCAGATTTGGTTTGCCTCTCATATGTTGGAACTATAGCCATCAATCACATTTTCATGTGTGCATAAAGTGAATCTTGACTTCTCATTTTGTGTGTCTATTTCATGATTTCATTAATCCAAATTTACTTTAATTTCATAcatcttgtaaaaaaaaaaattatggatttttcatatatataaattatgcaAATGAATGACATGCATTTAGAGATAtaattgtagggacccctccccttgggaaacacgtggcacgcagctcatagtgacgcgtggcacgtgttatcagccggaccatcatcatccggattcccctaaggatatgcatggtacagttatcctatccggactgcctcaaggaaaggcaaacgacgtttcatcttctcctatccaaggaagagcaaacgacgctggcagagcgtagacatccggatagtctccacaacacatccggataatcagcatgagccatccggatataaatcgtctggatggtcaaatcaaagtaaagcgagtcttacacgcaatcacaacaagcagccatggcccacatcttgtcacctgcagagtgagaagacaGGATGAAGTgatagcaagtcacttcccacgatcattctacatgatcaccttcccacgatctctgataGTCGCGTaacctaccatggtttctgacagtcgttcgtagggtgataatgttcctactgacacctattgtcatcatcacaacataaaatatctcctcaccattaatgagatgAACAGTACCCCTGCagctgtatatatataccttcgcacgaagaagaaagggatctcctggtaacctcttgatacctagtaaaatgTCAACTGATTTACATTCCTctttctcaccatggctaacaaaaccatcggatggtgcgtccggacaccctgtccagatgcctttttgcaggtacgaccactgaatcaagaacccgttgtgtgttgagaatcgcgtgtTCATCCATCTAGCAGTAACTTGGACCACCTGATACGCGAGGTGACAACATTGGCACCGTCTGTGGGAAAActgtactttttattttgattcagttACTAGCAAAGATGGCtacaccttcccaaagtcgatcatctggtGGAGGGGAGGAAAATAATCTCGAATGGCGTCAGGCCATCGAAAAAAGATAGTTGGCGAGTGAAAAACAGCTaagagctctcctccaggagacggagaggttaagggaagaaaatgctgtgttacgcattcaagcctcaaTGTCAGGTCCTCCTTGTCGTCAGCGTTCAAGAGGCCAGgtggcaaactcaaggccagagccagaatcaatatatcctgggtcaacaggagctgtcccatgagccacgcacgcctatgcctcgagctccacgtgaggaaagctcagattccactcatttctcagcaaaaagacaacgtgatagaaaatcacagttgtcaagttctatgcgcgcaagactaggcccacaagagcctggaagATCAAGGCCACTAGTAGCCACAACCCGGGCGCCACGCCCCGATCCTATGATcgctcccatggtgcagaacgtacctccGCATCATGACTCCGTGGTCACCCcagcgatgcggaacgttcactcacacctagcggaacgaccagttgggagaaacctcccaaacgagccacccattggctccatcagcaaaaggctggatgatatgctctccacgcccttttgctctcatatcacccattacgagcccccaaggggattcctcgtaccaaagttttccacatacgatgggaccaacgatcccttcgatcacatcatgcactatcgacagcttatgacgctcgatattggcaacgatgcattgCTATAcaaagtattccccgccagccttcaagggcaggccctctcatggtttcatcgcctacctcctaactctattgacaatttcagggacctctctgaagcattcgtgggacagtacttgtgctctgctcgacacaagcagaatatcagcaTCCTCCAGaatataaaaatgagagacaatgaatccttgagggaatttgtgaaacgatttggccaagccgtacttcaaatagaggtttgcagcatggatgttgtcctacagatcttcaagagaagcatttgtccaggcactccatttttcgaatcgttggccaaaaagcctcctacaacgatggacgatttgttcagacgtgctaacaaatattcaatgctcgaagatgacgtgcgtgcagccactcagcaagttttggttgccggacgggctTCTAGAGATAACGCGGACAGACATGCCAAACCTACGGACCGGCCAAAACCAGTTGACCGGAGGCAGGACGGGCCGAGTCGTCCGGATAGGCCGCCCATCACACCCCTATCCGTATCATACGAAAAACTTCTTccaatgatccaagggttgtccgacttcaggtggcctagacccctcgaaacggacccatccatgagagaccgcagcaagaaatgcgccttccacaaagaccatagtcatacaacagagacatgtcggtccctccagtatctggttgaaaggctcatcaaagcaggacatttaaaacagtacctccgctcagatactgGAGGAAGGGACGCATCTCAACATCATAACTCTGGGGCCCCgagggccccagtcgcccccaaggctgtcataaactatattaacgggggcccatctgacgaggaatacGATTCCAGGCGGAAAAGGCAGAGATTGCTGTGAGCCGCgtcaatacgcgaacgcattaattccatccggccgggtctcactggagagggccctcgccccatagatgggacaatcattttcccaccagtagatcccacccggacgctacagccacatcgcgacgccctcatcatctccctagaaataggagattttgatgtaagacgtatcttgGTCGACCCAGGCAGTTCAGTCGATCTGGTGCAAGCATCAGTCGTGGGCCACATGGGACATAGTCTCGcgggtctcgaaaaccccggacgaatcttatccggattcaacgggtcatcaacaacatccttaggagacattatactgTCGGTTcgagctggcccagtcactctcaacgtgcaattctcCGTGGTACAAGAGttgtcacccttcaatgtcatcttgggacgcacatggcttcactacatgaaagccatcccttccacatatcatcaaatggtgagtttcctcaccaacgaagggcaaactgacttgtatgacagccaattagccgctcgccagtgctatcaaatagcacgtgaagcagtcactaaccaggaggatgcatctccccctgaacctagcattgcgcacgaccaatagcaattattgggtccggcggacaaggatcccccggtagcagatcccttacaaacagtccaaatttcggaggaaagcgatcacctcacaaacatcagttccctcatgacacaagaaaAAACTCAGGGCATGCAAAAAGTCCTCAGAcagaaccatgacatcttcACGTGGGCACATTCTGACATGAAGGGAATTCACCCCTCCATTGCATCTCACAGGCTTAACGTCTTTTTAACTGCCAGACCCGTCCGGCAGAAGATTAGGCGCTTccacccggatagacaaagaaTCATCCGGAACGAGATCGATAAATTGCTCGAAGCCGaattcatcagagaagtttcttatccggattggcTGGCAAACGTAGtcgtggtacccaaaaaagaaggaaaatggcgagtttgtgtagactataccaatctcaacaatgcgtgtccaaaagacagtttccccttgccacgaatagatcagattgtggattccacttccgggcagGGGATGCTCTCTTtattggatgccttctccggatatcatcaaatcccTATGTCCCCGGAggacgaagaaaaaacagcgttcctaacgccacacggcctctattgctacaaagtcatgccattcggactcaaaaacgctggcgccacgtatcaaagattgatgactaaaatcttcaaacctctgataggccgctcggtcgaggtatacattgacgatatcgtggttaaaagcaaaactcgagaacagcatatcctccatttacaagaagttttttatctcttgcgaaattatggcatgaagctaaatccttccaaatgtgcctttggcgtgagtgctggcaaatttctgggatttatgttcagccaaagaggcatagaagtcagcccggatcaagtcaaagcagtcatggagacacctcctcccaggaacaaaaaggagttacaacgcctcacaggcaagctcgttgcgttagggcgtttcatagcccgcttcactgatgagttgcgacccttcttcttggcgatacgaaaagctggaacgcATGAGTGGACGGACAATTGCCAAAACGCgttggaaagaattaaacattgtcttatgcacccacccatcttgagcagccccatcccaaaggagaagctgtacatgtatctggctgtctcagaatgggcaatcagcgccgtcctattccgctgcccttcaccaaaggagcagaaacctgtctactatgtcagcagggcattggcagatgtagaaaccaggtattcaaaaatggagctaacagccttagctcttcgaagtgctgcccaaaagctccacccctattttcaagcccacccagtgattgtactaaccgaccaaccccttcgtagcattctgcacaaaccagatttaactgggcgaatgctacaatgggccatcgaattgagcgaatttggaatcgaattccaacccagattatccaaaaaaggccaagtaatggccgacTTCGTGCTCGAATATTCACGAAGACCCGACCAGCACCACGAGTCAAGTGAACAGGAGTGGTGGACactacgagttgacggagcctcacgctcatcaggctctggagttgggctcttactacagtccccaactggggaacatctggagca
This region of Vitis vinifera cultivar Pinot Noir 40024 chromosome 5, ASM3070453v1 genomic DNA includes:
- the LOC100253234 gene encoding auxin efflux carrier component 3, with amino-acid sequence MISIKDLYGVLSAVVPLYVTMFLAYASVKWWNVFSPDQCAGINRFVAIFAIPLLSFEVISRINPYKMDFLFIAADGVSKVLILIILFSWAKFSKRGSLDWTITLFSISTLPNTLVMGIPLLKSMYGDDKEYLIIQAVVLQCIIWYTLLLFLFEYREARIFILNKFKDSSVSNSERSGENFGGIQEMIGRNCGGTGAGEDEVVDVVVRTPSNPQTTQNVNKVAPDSRSCLKPTPAGGAAQEDGKEVHLFIWRCGCCSSQGVCGQSVQVCRREEEIKVQGKTGEDEKPNFLKDQNMDSSTSSAMLKQIMKRVWFKLVRNPNSYASVLGLAWALASCRWDIKKPQILENSVTILSNAGLGMAMFSLGLFMALQSRIIACGNRLAAYGMLVRFLAGPAVMAVASVAVGLRGTVLRVSIVQAALPQGIVPFVFSREYNLHPEMLSTAVIFGMIVALPITILYYVLLGL